DNA sequence from the Shewanella piezotolerans WP3 genome:
TTTAAATGAATTAACCCCGCAATTGGTCAAAGAGATAGTGCAGGACATGATCAAGAAGCATTTAGGTTGGTTAGTGGTTTGGGGCGGGATTTTTGGTGGCTTAATCGGTTTAGCCGCCGCGCTCGTTCAAGGCTAATGGTTGTAGTTGTTATAGATTTTAAAGGAAGCTAAGGCTTCCTTTTTTATGGAGGAAATATACAGAGAGCATTCGGAACGTGCTATGGTTTTATACCATAAAAGTATTCTTAGATACTGGGAGCAATGGATGAGCCTACACCACACAATAAATTATTTGGAAATGCCTGTTAGAGATATTCAATCCACAAAAGATTTTTTCAGCCAAGTATTCGGTTGGGAATTTGTTGATTATGGGCCTGAGTATAGTTGTTTTCTAAACGCTGGAATAACCGGCGGTTTCTATTTATCCACACAAGACTTCACGTTAGCGAAGGGCTCTCCTTTGTTGGTTATTTATTCAAATGAACTCGCTCAATCTTTACAAAAAGTCACCGATGCGGGTGGTACTATCAGTCAACCTATATTCGAGTTTCCAGGTGGAAGAAGGTTTCACTTTTTAGATCCCAATGGCAACGAGTATGCGATTTGGTCTGAGTAGCGACAACAATAAAATTAAAATAAGAAGGGCTGAATATGCCACATTGTGTTATTGAATACGCTAAACCATTAAAGCACGTTATTTCAATCGAAGCCTTGGTAGAGGCTACACATCAAGCCTTGATTGATTCGCAATTATTTGAATCGCATGCCGTTAAAACACGTGCCCATGGGGTCGAACACTTCCGAGTTGGTGAAGATCAAGATAATACCTTTGTGCACATTCATACGGCCATAATGCCTGGTAGAACTGATGAGCAAAAAGCGCTGCTACTTGAACGAGTATTTGAGGCTATTTCACTCATCACCAATACTGTGAGCAGCGTGACGATGGAAATAGTTGATATTAATAAGCAGTCTTATATTAAGATAATTAACTAAATGCTTATAACCTTAGATATAGAAAGCCACTCTTAGGGAGTGGCTTTTTTGATGTTGTTTGGCAGACAATCTAATTGGTATTAATAAGCACTATCGTGAACCGATTGCACTGCACGGCCTGAAGGGTCAATTATCCCCTGTAGGCTTTCATCCCAAGCCAGTGCTTCAGGCGTCGAGCAGGCAACTGATTTGCCACCAGGTACTGTTTCAGCGGCACTTGCAAGCGGAAAGAGCTCTTCAAAGAAAGTACGATAGAAGTAGCCTTCTTTTGTTTCCGGTGTGTTGTATGGGAATCTAAACTTAGCGTTAGCCAACTGAAGATCATCAACGTTAGCTGCAGCATGATCTTTAAGGCCATCAATCCATGAGTAGCCTACACCATCACTAAATTGCTCTTTTTGGCGCCAAGCCACTTCTTTTGGCAATTTATGCTCAAAGGCCTCTCGTAGGATATGCTTTTCAATTTTGCCGTTCTTCGACATTTTAGCTTCAGGGTTAGTGCGCATGGCCACATCCATAAACTCTTTGTCCAAGAAGGGGACACGTGCTTCTAGTCCCCAAGCTGCCATAGCTTTGTTGGCACGTAAGCAGTCAAACAGGTGTAGTTTATCTAGCTTACGTACTAACTCTTCATGGAATGCTTGTGCATTGGGTGCTTTGTGGAAGTATAAGTAACCACCAAATAGCTCATCAGCCCCCTCGCCAGATAACACCATTTTAATACCCATGGCTTTAATTTTTCGCGCCATTAAATACATGGGCGTTGCAGCGCGAATAGTGGTGACATCGTATGTTTCGAGGTGGTAAATCACATCTTTGATAGCATCAATGCCATCTTGGAAGGTAAAGGTAATTTCGTGGTGAATAGTGCCAATTGCATCGGCAACTTTCTTCGCCGCAATTAGATCTGGTGCGCCTTCAAGGCCGACTGCAAAAGAGTGCAGCTGTGGCCACCAAGCACTGGTTTCACCATCATCTTCAATACGTCGTTTAGCGAATGTTTGGGTAATTGCTGAAATAACCGAAGAATCTAAGCCTCCAGAAAGTAATACGCCATAAGGAACATCAGACATCAACTGACGTTTAACTGCTGCTTCTAGTGCATCACGCACCTCTTCACTGCTGGCTGGGTTGCTTTGAACTGCTGCAAACTCACGCCAGTCACGCTGATAATAATGAGTTAACTCACCGACTTTGCTTGATAGATAGTGGCCCGGAGTAAAGGTC
Encoded proteins:
- a CDS encoding VOC family protein produces the protein MSLHHTINYLEMPVRDIQSTKDFFSQVFGWEFVDYGPEYSCFLNAGITGGFYLSTQDFTLAKGSPLLVIYSNELAQSLQKVTDAGGTISQPIFEFPGGRRFHFLDPNGNEYAIWSE
- a CDS encoding 5-carboxymethyl-2-hydroxymuconate Delta-isomerase, whose translation is MPHCVIEYAKPLKHVISIEALVEATHQALIDSQLFESHAVKTRAHGVEHFRVGEDQDNTFVHIHTAIMPGRTDEQKALLLERVFEAISLITNTVSSVTMEIVDINKQSYIKIIN
- the asnB gene encoding asparagine synthase B, with translation MCSIFAILDIQSDSTPLRQVALEMSKLLRHRGPDWSGIYSSDKAILAHERLAIVDIEHGAQPLLSQDETIVLAVNGEIYNHKELKAELGDKYSYQTNSDCEVILALYQEYGTEFLDKLNGIFAFVLYDKAKDTYLIGRDHMGIIPLYTGRDAEGNFYISSEMKALMPVCKTVETFTPGHYLSSKVGELTHYYQRDWREFAAVQSNPASSEEVRDALEAAVKRQLMSDVPYGVLLSGGLDSSVISAITQTFAKRRIEDDGETSAWWPQLHSFAVGLEGAPDLIAAKKVADAIGTIHHEITFTFQDGIDAIKDVIYHLETYDVTTIRAATPMYLMARKIKAMGIKMVLSGEGADELFGGYLYFHKAPNAQAFHEELVRKLDKLHLFDCLRANKAMAAWGLEARVPFLDKEFMDVAMRTNPEAKMSKNGKIEKHILREAFEHKLPKEVAWRQKEQFSDGVGYSWIDGLKDHAAANVDDLQLANAKFRFPYNTPETKEGYFYRTFFEELFPLASAAETVPGGKSVACSTPEALAWDESLQGIIDPSGRAVQSVHDSAY